The nucleotide sequence TCGTGAAAGGGCTGATAGAAATCGGTCATCATAGATACCCAATCTCGTTTTCCATTGGCGATCTCGTCAAGGTCCTCCTCAATTCGTGCTGTGAAATTTAAATTCACGATGTCGGTGAAGTGATTCACTAAGTAATCTGTAACGACCTCACCAAGATCTGTTGGCCTGAGCCGTTTATCTTCTCCTCTTTCAGCATATTGCCGATCTTGAATCGTGGAAATAGTAGGAGCATATGTGGAAGGTCTACCAACCCCTTCTGCTTCCAGTTTTTTAATTAGACCTGCTTCAGTATAGCGAGGTGGGGGCTTGGTGAAATGCTGCTCTGGAATCACCTCCGTGATCCCCAGTTCCTCTCCTTTCTCAACTTTCGGTAGGATCACATCCTTTTTTTCAAGATCTACATCTGGATTTTCAGAGCCTTCTGTGTAGGCTTTTAAGAATCCCGGAAATACAAGCCGCTGTCCCTTGACCTCAAGGAGGCACTCTTGCTGAAAGCCGCCCACCAACTTAAGGGTTGTTCGTGCTATGATTGCCTCAGTCATTTGACAGGCGATCATCCTCTTCCAGACCAGATCATAAAGCTTTGCCATTTCAGGGCTTAAATGTGCCCGAACTTCCTGAGGTTTCATGCTCAAGTCGACAGGTCGGATCGCTTCGTGAGCCTCTTGAGCACCCTTGGCTGTGGTGGCAAAGCGACGTGGCCCTTTAATAGCGTACTCTTTCCCATATTCTGAAAGAATTACTTGTTTAGCTTGTTGTAAGCTTTCTTCGGAGAGCGTTGTCGAGTCTGTTCGCATGTAAGTGATCAAGCCACCGCTGTACCCAGGGATTTCAAAATTTCCCTCGTACAACTGCTGAGCGACAGACATTGTTCGCCGAGGCGAGAATCCTAGTTTTAAAGATGCTTCCTGCTGTAGAGTAGAAGTAGTGAAGGGTGCTACGGGTTTTCTGGTTGTCTCTCTTTCTTCGATATCAGCAATTTTACAGATTTCCCCTTGCTCTAATGATGAAACAATTTCCAGAGATGTTGCTTCATTAGGGATAGATTTTTCAGTTTTTTTTGATTTGTAGGAAACTACCTCTGCTTGGAAAGCATACTTTTCAAAAGCGGTTCGAATTCTCCAAAATTCAAGTGGCTTGAATTCCCGGATTTCTCTTTCTCGATCAACAAGTATTCTAACTGCTACACTTTGAACTCTACCCGCAGAGAGTCCGGGTTTCACTTTTTTCCATAGAAGTGGTGACAGTTCGTAACCTACAGCTCGATCTAAAATTCTTCGTGCTTG is from SAR324 cluster bacterium and encodes:
- the topA gene encoding type I DNA topoisomerase; protein product: MPNNLIIVESPAKARTINKFLGNDYIVVASMGHVRDLPEKELGFDPSNHFEPRYEITKDKKKTITDIKKRISKETVVYLATDEDREGESISWHLIEALKLQKHPDIKRIVFHEITKPAILKALQNPRDVDTSLVDAQQARRILDRAVGYELSPLLWKKVKPGLSAGRVQSVAVRILVDREREIREFKPLEFWRIRTAFEKYAFQAEVVSYKSKKTEKSIPNEATSLEIVSSLEQGEICKIADIEERETTRKPVAPFTTSTLQQEASLKLGFSPRRTMSVAQQLYEGNFEIPGYSGGLITYMRTDSTTLSEESLQQAKQVILSEYGKEYAIKGPRRFATTAKGAQEAHEAIRPVDLSMKPQEVRAHLSPEMAKLYDLVWKRMIACQMTEAIIARTTLKLVGGFQQECLLEVKGQRLVFPGFLKAYTEGSENPDVDLEKKDVILPKVEKGEELGITEVIPEQHFTKPPPRYTEAGLIKKLEAEGVGRPSTYAPTISTIQDRQYAERGEDKRLRPTDLGEVVTDYLVNHFTDIVNLNFTARIEEDLDEIANGKRDWVSMMTDFYQPFHDNIAVKQELPPDKGEKILGTDPQTGRQVSVRVGRYGPMVQIGTKDDEDKPKFASLPKDRSMHEIQLEEALKLFSLPRHLGNFDSSGEEIIVNRGRFGPYVKLGNQFYSIPKEIDPLQIDREEAVELIRQGKESKAKQVLHDFGEIQVLKGPYGPYIKYNKKNFKIPKNTDTESLDKITCEQIISEAPPPRQKRKTKAS